From Pseudoxanthomonas sp. YR558, the proteins below share one genomic window:
- a CDS encoding GNAT family N-acetyltransferase, with amino-acid sequence MQIRRATVDDATVLSDLASRTFTETFGHLYPAEDLSAFLADAYDVDKQRIILSHPDYAVWLLEADGVAVGHAAAGPCGLPHADVMKGDGELKRLYVLASHQNGGWGGKLFAEVERWLLKDGPRTLWIGVWSENFGAQRFYERQGFVRVGGYKFAVGKTLDDEFILRRAASV; translated from the coding sequence GTGCAGATCCGTCGCGCCACCGTCGATGACGCCACGGTCCTCTCGGACCTGGCGTCGCGTACGTTCACGGAAACTTTCGGGCATCTGTATCCGGCGGAAGATCTTTCGGCGTTCCTCGCCGACGCCTACGACGTCGACAAGCAACGGATCATCCTGTCGCACCCGGATTACGCGGTGTGGTTGCTCGAAGCCGATGGCGTGGCCGTGGGCCATGCAGCCGCCGGGCCATGCGGGTTGCCGCATGCGGACGTGATGAAGGGCGATGGCGAGCTGAAGCGGTTGTACGTGCTGGCGTCGCACCAGAACGGTGGGTGGGGCGGGAAGCTGTTCGCCGAGGTGGAGCGGTGGTTGTTGAAGGACGGGCCGCGGACGCTGTGGATCGGGGTGTGGTCGGAGAACTTCGGTGCGCAGCGGTTCTATGAGCGGCAGGGGTTCGTGCGGGTGGGGGGATACAAGTTCGCGGTGGGGAAGACGTTGGATGATGAGTTCATCCTGCGGCGGGCTGCTTCCGTCTAG
- a CDS encoding DNA primase, with translation MTEYAFSLEWERLGNEGADAGLVTERARVFGGWLVRVGTSPAAMAVTFLPDGQGRWDGEDFGEDDYEEEDEDEEEYEEEEDEDADEEDEADEEEEEEEDA, from the coding sequence ATGACGGAATACGCTTTTTCGCTGGAGTGGGAACGCCTGGGCAATGAAGGCGCCGATGCGGGCCTGGTGACGGAACGCGCGCGCGTGTTCGGCGGCTGGCTGGTGCGCGTCGGCACGTCGCCGGCGGCGATGGCGGTGACCTTCCTGCCGGACGGCCAAGGCCGCTGGGACGGCGAGGACTTCGGCGAAGACGATTACGAAGAAGAAGACGAAGACGAAGAAGAGTACGAAGAGGAAGAAGACGAGGACGCCGACGAGGAAGACGAGGCGGACGAAGAGGAAGAGGAAGAAGAGGACGCGTAA
- the aspS gene encoding aspartate--tRNA ligase: MRTHFCGLVDEAMIGQTVTLCGWTDVARNLGGVCFIDLRDHEGIVQVTVDPSNAEVFKVAASLGYEDVLQVEGIVRAREAVNTKIRTGKVEVIATRITVLNKADPLPFHHHENPGEETRLKYRYLDLRSADMQRKQRTRIRLVQALRRWLDARGFQDIETPILTKATPEGARDFLVPARMHPGEFYALPQSPQLFKQILMVAGFDRYYQIARCFRDEALRADRQLEFTQLDMEFAFVRERDVQDAVEGMIRDIFAEVMDVQLDTQFPRMTWAEAMRRYGSDKPDLRIALELVDVAELVKSSEFAVFTAAANDPDGRVAALRIPGGASLSRKQIDEYAAHAAKYGAKGLAYIKIDEAGAVSSPIQKFFAEDAFAALVKHVGAGNGDIVFFGAGGYNKVSDFMGALRLKAGKDFGLIQDGWKPLWVTDFPMFEWDEEAQRYVALHHPFTAPAVDDIDDLRANAKTAVSRGYDMVLNGNEIGGGSIRIHRPDMQSAVFELLGIGAEEAEAKFGFLLDALRFGAPPHGGIAFGIDRIAALMAGTESIRDVIPFPKTTSAQCLMTGAPSPIPDEQLAEVHIQVRPKKD, encoded by the coding sequence ATGCGTACCCATTTCTGCGGCCTCGTCGACGAGGCCATGATCGGCCAGACCGTGACCCTGTGCGGCTGGACCGACGTCGCCCGCAATCTCGGCGGTGTCTGCTTCATCGACCTGCGCGACCACGAAGGCATCGTGCAGGTGACGGTGGACCCCTCCAATGCAGAGGTGTTCAAGGTGGCCGCGTCGCTGGGCTACGAGGACGTGCTGCAGGTCGAAGGCATCGTGCGTGCGCGCGAGGCCGTCAATACCAAGATCCGCACCGGCAAGGTGGAAGTGATCGCCACCCGGATCACCGTCCTCAACAAGGCCGATCCGCTGCCGTTCCACCACCACGAGAACCCGGGCGAGGAGACGCGCCTGAAGTATCGCTACCTGGACCTGCGCAGCGCCGACATGCAGCGCAAGCAGCGCACCCGTATCAGGCTGGTGCAGGCGTTGCGCCGCTGGCTGGATGCGCGCGGCTTCCAGGACATCGAAACGCCCATCCTGACCAAGGCCACGCCGGAAGGCGCGCGCGACTTCCTGGTGCCGGCGCGCATGCACCCGGGCGAGTTCTATGCGCTGCCGCAGTCGCCGCAGCTGTTCAAGCAGATCCTGATGGTGGCCGGCTTCGACCGCTACTACCAGATCGCGCGCTGCTTCCGCGATGAAGCGCTGCGCGCCGACCGCCAGCTGGAGTTCACCCAGCTCGACATGGAATTCGCCTTCGTGCGCGAGCGCGACGTGCAGGACGCGGTGGAAGGCATGATCCGCGACATCTTCGCCGAGGTGATGGACGTGCAGCTGGACACCCAGTTCCCGCGCATGACCTGGGCCGAGGCGATGCGTCGCTACGGCTCGGACAAGCCGGACCTGCGCATCGCACTGGAACTGGTCGACGTGGCCGAGCTGGTGAAGTCCAGCGAGTTCGCGGTGTTCACCGCCGCCGCCAACGATCCGGACGGCCGCGTGGCCGCGCTGCGCATCCCGGGCGGCGCGTCGCTCAGCCGCAAGCAGATCGACGAGTACGCCGCGCATGCCGCCAAGTACGGCGCCAAGGGCCTGGCCTACATCAAGATCGATGAGGCTGGCGCGGTCAGCTCGCCGATCCAGAAGTTCTTCGCGGAAGACGCCTTCGCGGCGCTGGTGAAGCATGTCGGCGCCGGCAACGGCGACATCGTGTTCTTCGGCGCGGGCGGCTACAACAAGGTCAGCGACTTCATGGGCGCGCTGCGCCTGAAGGCCGGCAAGGACTTCGGCCTGATCCAGGACGGCTGGAAGCCCCTGTGGGTCACCGACTTCCCGATGTTCGAATGGGACGAGGAAGCGCAGCGCTACGTCGCGCTCCACCATCCCTTCACCGCGCCCGCGGTTGACGACATCGACGACCTGCGTGCGAACGCGAAGACGGCGGTATCGCGCGGTTACGACATGGTGCTGAACGGCAACGAGATCGGTGGTGGTTCGATCCGTATCCACCGCCCCGACATGCAGAGCGCGGTGTTCGAGCTGCTCGGCATCGGTGCGGAAGAGGCGGAAGCCAAGTTCGGCTTCCTGCTGGACGCGTTGCGCTTCGGCGCGCCGCCGCATGGCGGCATCGCGTTCGGCATCGACCGTATCGCGGCGCTGATGGCGGGCACGGAGTCGATCCGCGACGTCATCCCGTTCCCCAAGACCACCAGTGCGCAGTGCCTGATGACCGGCGCGCCGTCGCCGATCCCGGACGAGCAGCTGGCCGAAGTGCACATCCAAGTTCGTCCGAAGAAAGACTGA
- a CDS encoding DUF3011 domain-containing protein: protein MKKPLLQSVLVLLLALVAGSAVAQVGTRAYAPENLRQLSVQDQTRVISLEYSEQSRGRRIPDDQLRFYLDQVNRSNWTFSRIKQDIAQSLGGNSGGWNPNPPSNGNTILCESKSGDAKRCTPPWRGQSRLVRQLSNSRCEEGATWSSQDGLITVWKGCRGEFAQGVAAGGTIRCESTDGRGRTCRTPWSGHSRLTRQLSSAACVEGRSWQSQQGQVYVGNGCRAEFAPRVGSGGGSSNYSVTCSSEDNRRKTCAYDPRQGRPILLQQISNTSCREGYSWGYTGTQVWVDRGCRGRFGPR, encoded by the coding sequence ATGAAGAAGCCGTTGTTGCAGTCCGTGCTCGTACTGTTGCTGGCCCTGGTGGCCGGCAGCGCCGTCGCCCAGGTCGGTACGCGGGCCTATGCGCCCGAGAACCTGCGCCAACTGTCCGTTCAGGACCAGACGCGCGTGATCAGCCTGGAGTACTCGGAACAATCCCGCGGTCGCCGCATCCCGGACGACCAGCTCCGCTTCTACCTCGACCAGGTCAACCGATCCAACTGGACCTTCAGCCGGATCAAGCAGGACATCGCGCAGTCGCTCGGCGGCAACAGCGGCGGGTGGAACCCGAATCCGCCTTCCAACGGCAACACCATCCTGTGCGAGAGCAAGAGCGGCGATGCCAAGCGCTGCACGCCGCCGTGGCGTGGACAGTCGCGCCTGGTGCGGCAGCTCTCCAACAGCCGCTGCGAAGAAGGCGCGACCTGGAGCTCCCAGGATGGCCTGATCACCGTGTGGAAGGGCTGCCGCGGCGAGTTCGCCCAAGGCGTGGCCGCGGGTGGAACGATCCGCTGCGAAAGCACCGACGGCCGCGGCCGCACCTGCCGCACGCCGTGGAGCGGCCATTCGCGCCTGACCCGGCAGTTGTCGAGCGCCGCCTGCGTCGAAGGTCGTAGCTGGCAGTCACAGCAGGGCCAGGTGTACGTCGGCAATGGCTGCCGCGCCGAGTTCGCGCCGCGGGTGGGCAGCGGTGGCGGTTCCAGCAACTACTCCGTGACCTGCAGCAGCGAAGACAACCGCCGCAAAACCTGCGCCTACGACCCGCGCCAGGGCCGGCCGATTCTGTTGCAGCAGATCTCGAACACCAGCTGCCGTGAAGGGTACAGCTGGGGTTACACCGGTACGCAGGTGTGGGTGGACCGCGGCTGCCGCGGCCGCTTCGGACCGCGCTGA